In Lasioglossum baleicum chromosome 19, iyLasBale1, whole genome shotgun sequence, the following proteins share a genomic window:
- the LOC143218339 gene encoding LOW QUALITY PROTEIN: 52 kDa repressor of the inhibitor of the protein kinase-like (The sequence of the model RefSeq protein was modified relative to this genomic sequence to represent the inferred CDS: deleted 2 bases in 1 codon; substituted 2 bases at 2 genomic stop codons) has protein sequence MAVRQRASQTRWSVNLWAGICGEHVIGPYMLPDRLNGPAFLTFLEHALPDLMDDVPYAIRQNMYFQIDGAPAHYAANVRAHLNEAFQDRWIGRGGPVAWPPRQCGQIDDESTDISNVKHLSILLRFINNKNLETHMLDLIGVKDATADNIFKCIINSLNKLDLSVNNVVGVGVDNANYMLLNAYPLTSHIALVIREGVLVFPSVPCRLPLSGHTAPRSPDLNPLDFILWGYLKGDSKGKGDGSGGLKRSLKKIDSFFPKKPRLEIAHSKNSPTTTTDENNCIADASASTATLPTLTIDEEKTCSPVTNDIQPTICTSTSDSDQIKTSLSQPKFASDIACYIGENIDDSTKAMLLXKHWQPPPNYTFPHCVVNKKGKQTKKYAQKSHLDKFHWLVLSHKDQGLYCKYCALFVVAPGGGIQTKTPLCRLVKEPLKAFDNLLGENGVLLTHQRNKYHELAVEAGKNFLLSFHKPEINIMNQVNSQRLKQINENRERLRPIVKTIIFCGHQNISLRGHRDDGKLLNYDSVVADEGNFRALLKFRIDSGDIALQQHLESSKSNATYISKTVQNELIDVCAEIIQENILQNVREAKYFSILFDETTDISHISQLSLSFRYLHDGIIKEHFVTFCDTYDALRREDNNSGDIXPRLTGVALAKIVENLCTKFNLDLSWCVGIGTDSCSVMASDTKGAVQELMKIAIHAKRCPCNNHVLNNSLARSSKVVSCRNTSGTMRKVVAFANASAKRHEIFKIELGAAMQGICETRWVERHDGHLQFQGDNLVKICSALEKISAWQDNKTANDAHCLLQTLRSSDFIISSICLSDVLGTTVSLSRILQSNSIDLKKATDAINDTLSVLQNKRENVDVIYRQLFEEAKEVAEQLDVEIKCPRIVSKQIHRANNQPAQSAEEYFRRAIYYIPLLDSIISDLQDRLSPDVLNLFQLSVFMPKSEYSNEDIETVKQLATDYTLLLDNTPVSVIVNEYRLWMVKWQAWQRSQDIPQSISDLILNCDIDMYPNIRKFLCIMATLPVTVATAERSFSTLRRIKSWLTSSMVEDRLTGLALLHVHKNVPIDVNDVITRFGRRRKRKIDFVI, from the exons ATGGCAGTTCGGCAACGCGCATCACAGACCCGCTGGTCGGTCAACTTATGGGCCGGTATTTGTGGCGAGCATGTTATCGGGCCGTACATGCTACCTGATAGACTGAACGGCCCGGCGTTTCTGACATTTTTAGAACATGCTCTGCCGGATCTCATGGACGATGTTCCTTATGCGATCCGGCAGAATATGTATTTTCAAATAGACGGTGCGCCAGCGCATTACGCCGCAAATGTCCGCGCCCATTTGAATGAAGCCTTCCAGGACAGGTGGATCGGCCGCGGTGGTCCTGTTGCGTGGCCCCCACGGCAGTGTGGCCAGATTGATG ACGAGAGCACAGATATTTCAAAtgttaaacatttaagtattttacTGAGATTCATAAACAACAAGAATTTAGAAACTCATATGTTAGACTTAATTGGTGTTAAAGATGCGACTGCCGACAATATATTTAAGTGTATTATAAATAGCTTAAATAAGTTAGATTTGTCTGTCAATAATGTAGTGGGAGTAGGAGTAGACAATGCAAAT TACATGCTGCTAAATGCATACCCTCTTACGTCACATAttgctctggtcatcagagagggggtacttgtattcccctcggtTCCTTGTCGgttacccctgtctggacacactgcCCCACGGTCACCTGATCTCAATCCGCTGGATTTTATCCTCTGGGGCTACTTGAAG GGTGATTCTAAGGGAAAAGGAGATGGTAGTGGTGGATTGAAacgttcattaaaaaaaatagattCATTTTTCCCAAAGAAACCAAGGCTTGAGATTGCTCACTCGAAAAATTCACCTACAACAACTACAGATGAAAATAATTGTATTGCCGATGCTTCTGCTTCTACAGCTACATTGCCTACATTAACCATAGATGAAGAAAAAACATGCTCTCCTGTTACTAACGATATTCAGCCTACAATATGTACATCGACTTCTGATTCTGATCAGATAAAGACTTCACTTTCTCAACCAAAGTTTGCTTCAGATATTGCTTGTTATATAGGGGAAAATATAGATGATTCAACTAAAGCTATGTTGCTTTAAAAGCATTGGCAGCCTCCCCCTAATTATACTTTCCCGCATTGTGTTgttaataaaaaaggaaaacaaacaaaaaaatatgctCAGAAGTCTCACCTTGACAAGTTTCACTGGCTTGTTTTGTCGCATAAAGACCAGGGTCTTTACTGCAAGTACTGTGCTTTGTTTGTCGTAGCTCCTGGAGGTGGTATACAGACAAAAACACCTTTATGTCGACTCGTAAAAGAACCATTAAAAGCTTTCGATAATTTGCTAGGTGAAAATGGTGTTCTGCTAACACACCAGCGAAACAAATACCACGAATTAGCTGTCGAAGCAGGGAAGAACTTTTTATTGAGTTTTCATAAACCGGAAATTAACATAATGAACCAAGTAAATAGTCAAAGACtgaaacaaataaatgaaaatagagAACGTTTGCGACCAATCGTAAAAACTATAATATTTTGTGGCCATCAAAATATATCGTTACGTGGCCATCGCGACGATGGTAAATTGCTGAACTATGACAGCGTAGTAGCCGATGAAGGGAATTTTAGAGCCCTTTTAAAATTCCGTATTGATTCTGGCGATATTGCATTGCAGCAACATTTAGAATCTTCAAAATCCAACGCCACGTACATCAGCAAGACTGTACAAAATGAGTTGATAGATGTTTGCGCAGAAATCATCCAggaaaacattttacagaatgtGCGGGAagctaaatatttttcaattttgttcgaTGAAACAACAGATATATCACATATCTCACAGCTGAGCTTATCATTCCGATATTTGCATGATGGTATTATTAAGGAACATTTTGTGACTTTTTGTGATACCTACGATGCTCTTAGACGTGAAGACAACAATTCAGGTGACATAT AGCCTCGATTGACAGGTGTAGCATTGGcgaaaatcgttgaaaatctGTGTACCAAATTTAACTTAGATTTATCTTGGTGTGTGGGTATTGGAACTGACAGCTGCTCGGTTATGGCATCAGATACAAAAGGTGCAGTGCAAGAATTGATGAAAATAGCCATTCATGCTAAACGTTGCCCGTGCAACAACCATGTGCTCAATAACTCATTGGCAAGATCATCCAAAGTAGTTTCCTGTCGCAATACATCTGGCACAATGAGAAAAGTTGTGGCATTTGCCAATGCATCCGCTAAGAggcatgaaatttttaaaatagaactCGGAGCTGCCATGCAAGGTATTTGTGAGACACGTTGGGTAGAGAGGCATGATGggcatcttcaatttcaagGAGACAACTTAGTCAAAATTTGTAGCGCTCTGGAGAAGATTTCTGCTTGGCAAGACAATAAAACTGCCAATGATGCGCATTGCTTGCTGCAAACATTGCGCAGTTCTGACTTTATTATATCCTCCATCTGTTTAAGTGATGTATTAG GTACTACTGTATCTTTAAGCAGAATACTGCAATCGAACtcaattgatttaaaaaaagctaCGGACGCTATTAATGATACTTTAAgtgttttacaaaataaaagagaAAATGTGGACGTAATCTACCGACAGCTTTTTGAAGAGGCTAAAGAAGTAGCTGAGCAGCTAGATGTAGAAATTAAATGCCCCAGAATAGTATCGAAACAAATACATAGGGCCAATAACCAACCTGCtcaatctgctgaagagtatttccgCAGAGCTATATAT TACATCCCTCTTCTAGATTCAATAATAAGTGATCTCCAGGACCGCCTGTCTCCTGATGTACTTAATTTGTTTCAGCTAAGCGTTTTCATGCCAAAAAGCGAATATAGTAATGAAGACATTGAAACTGTGAAACAACTAGCTACCGACTATACATTATTACTAGATAACACTCCAGTTTCTGTCATTGTAAATGAATATCGGCTGTGGATGGTGAAGTGGCAGGCGTGGCAGCGGAGCCAGGACATACCGCAGTCGATTTCTGATCTTATTTTAAATTGTGACATCGATATGTATCCTAatataagaaaatttttatgtattATGGCTACACTACCTGTCACTGTAGCGACAGCAGAAAGGTCTTTCTCTACGTTGCGCAGAATTAAATCGTGGCTAACATCTTCAATGGTTGAAGATCGCCTAACCGGACTGGCACTTCTCCACGTTCATAAAAACGTACCCATTGACGTAAATGACGTAATAACGCGTTTCGGGAGAAGacgtaaaagaaaaattgattttgttatttaa
- the LOC143218528 gene encoding uncharacterized protein LOC143218528 isoform X2: protein MDAEASSASTMDAKASSASTMDAEASSASTMDAEASSASNMDVDAYSASNMDVDAYSYTDATSTNVGMLDSTEDSPRSGKF from the coding sequence ATGGACGCTGAAGCATCTTCAGCTTCCACCATGGACGCTAAAGCATCTTCAGCTTCCACCATGGACGCTGAAGCATCTTCAGCTTCCACCATGGACGCTGAAGCATCTTCAGCTTCCAACATGGATGTTGATGCATATTCAGCTTCCAACATGGATGTTGATGCATATTCATATACCGACGCAACTTCAACTAATGTAGGAATGCTAGATTCGACGGAAGATTCTCCAAGATCAGGCAAATTCTGA
- the LOC143218523 gene encoding uncharacterized protein LOC143218523 produces the protein MIKHSLNQKNDVIIDDLKNKVLEKNKCIIEVDNEMKSALAKLFYAMRGRWRSYKRTESRFFTKCADWLNEMVAFRIPVAAVTQPAQKGGGRPSVEFINCTEHTKRRKTEEIRSTVSVQELSYATQMSLRATGNLAASKVLQNIIKNPSKAAEYIESSKFKKEKSLSAEAAVAYIVEKHLSKGDYVDLRILALENNSHLFPSYKLILNCKKECYPPTADIIIKEYSAEVKLQGLLDHTTRRILLVQNTVINRLEEKTLKSMMLICKWGCDGTSGQSIYKQTFSDNTKWDSDIFLTTIVPLQLLSEDGTIIWKNPRTSSPRFCRPIKIQFLHETTEVTINEVSEIEEQIIHLKPLETVIGGKEVVVKYNLNLTMVDGKVCNAVTHTASAQRCFLCGATSKQFNDLDMIAQKEVNQDHVRFGLSTLHAWIRFFECCLHLSYKLGIQKWQARNHEEKEKVQERKRIIQNGLRCELGLVVDMPKPGFGTTNDGNTARRFFEDYKISALVTGVDETLIKRFYIILQVISSGFGIDSTKFYQYSMDTAKLYVDLYPWYYMPTSVHKLLIHGAQIIQTSNLPIGQMSEDAQESLNKCIKKFRENLSRKSSRLKTMEDVMHRLLLNSDPYISSFRKLPKKKLRSLFPEAIALLQTPEVNNRIEETEPDADTE, from the exons ATGATAAAACACTCTTTGAATCAGAAAAATGATGTCATAATTGATGATTTAAAAAACAAAGTGTTGGAGAAAAATAAATGCATCATCGAAGTAGACAATGAAATGAAGTCTGCCCTGGCGAAATTATTTTACGCAATGCGCGGAAGGTGGCGAAGTTATAAGAGGACAGAGAGcagattttttacaaaatgtgCCGATTGGCTGAATGAAATGGTAGCCTTTCGGATACCTGTAGCTGCAGTCACTCAACCTGCACAGAAAGGCGGTGGCCGTCCTTCTGTAGAATTTATAAATTGTACTGAACATACAAAGCGGAGGAAAACGGAAGAGATCCGATCTACTGTCTCGGTACAAGAACTATCTTACGCTACACAAATGAGCCTTCGAGCAACTGGAAATTTGGCTGCGTCGAAAGTTCTGcaaaacattataaaaaatccaTCAAAAGCTGCAGAATACATTGAATCTTCAAAATTCAAAAAGGAGAAATCATTATCCGCCGAAGCTGCAGTAGCATATATTGTTGAAAAACACTTGTCAAAAGGCGACTACGTAGACCTAAGAATACTAGCTTTGGAAAATAATTCTCATTTATTTCCAAGCTATAAACTTATATTAAACTGTAAAAAAGAATGCTATCCTCCCACAGCGGATattattattaaggaatacagtgCGGAAGTCAAATTGCAGGGTCTCTTAGACCATACCACCCGACGTATTTTACTAGtacaaaatactgtaattaaTAGGTTGGAGGAGAaaacactaaaaagtatgatgCTAATTTGCAAATGGGGGTGTGACGGAACCTCCGGGCAAAGTATCTACAAACAAACATTCTCCGATAATACAAAATGGGATAGCGATATATTTTTGACAACAATAGTTCCACTACAGTTGTTGTCTGAAGATGGAACTATCATATGGAAAAATCCAAGGACTTCCTCACCTCGTTTCTGTAGgccaataaaaattcaatttctccaCGAAACGACAGAAGTCACTATCAACGAGGTTTCAGAAATAGAGGAGCAAATAATACACCTGAAACCACTGGAAACGGTAATAGGAGGAAAAGAAGTTGTAGTAAAATATAACTTAAATTTAACTATGGTCGACGGAAAAGTGTGCAATGCTGTCACACACACTGCTTCTGCGCAACGTTGTTTCCTATGTGGAGCAACGtcaaaacaatttaatgatttagaCATGATTGCACAGAAGGAAGTAAATCAAGATCACGTGCGTTTCGGGCTTTCTACGCTACATGCTTGGATACGTTTCTTTGAATGCTGTTTGCATCTGTCCTATAAATTGGGCATTCAAAAATGGCAAGCACGCAAtcacgaagaaaaagaaaaggtacAAGAACGGAAACGTATCATTCAAAACGGTCTCCGTTGTGAATTAGGATTAGTTGTAGATATGCCTAAGCCGGGATTTGGTACTACCAATGATGGCAATACAGCCCGACGATTTTTTGAAGACTATAAGATATCAGCTCTTGTAACCGGAGTTGATGAAACGCTAATTAAACGTTTCTATATTATACTGCAG GTTATTTCAAGTGGATTTGGAATAGATTCCACAAAATTTTATCAATATTCCATGGACACTGCGAAGCTGTACGTGGATCTGTATCCTTGGTATTATATGCCGACCTCTGTGCATAAACTATTAATTCATGGAGCCCAGATAATACAAACATCAAACCTTCCTATTGGACAAATGTCTGAGGACGCTCAGGAGTCTCTTAATAAATGTATCAAAAAATTTAGAGAAAATTTATCACGGAAATCTTCTCGTCTTAAAACGATGGAGGATGTAATGCATCGACTTCTTTTAAATTCCGACCCGTATATATCGAGTTtcagaaaattaccaaaaaaaaaattacgcagcCTATTTCCAGAAGCAATTGCATTGCTACAGACACCGGAAGTAAATAACAGAATAGAAGAGACGGAACCAGATGCCGATACTGAGTAG
- the LOC143218528 gene encoding uncharacterized protein LOC143218528 isoform X1, with the protein MVSRLTNESDEPESISASTRWKAMCAPTTSSGGFDTVADPNSVFATRAEMTGYEAVRALTSGFDSSFPPAEGNDGSLSRLPRVPRNDNNVEFAALDIGAIYALAGDNSSTCCQPPAV; encoded by the coding sequence ATGGTTTCGCGACTCACGAACGAGAGCGACGAGCCCGAGTCGATCAGTGCGAGCACCCGGTGGAAAGCAATGTGCGCGCCTACGACAAGTAGCGGAGGTTTCGATACGGTTGCTGATCCGAACTCTGTATTCGCTACGCGGGCCGAAATGACTGGGTACGAGGCCGTTCGGGCCCTTACGAGCGGCTTCGATAGTAGTTTTCCGCCCGCGGAGGGCAACGACGGCAGTCTCTCGCGGTTACCCCGGGTTCCCCGCAACGATAACAATGTCGAGTTTGCGGCTCTGGACATTGGCGCGATCTATGCCCTGGCCGGTGACAATTCCAGCACGTGCTGTCAGCCGCCGGCTGTCTGA